From Marivirga harenae, one genomic window encodes:
- the creD gene encoding cell envelope integrity protein CreD, which translates to MEKENSLFEKVSTWLRNSVMLKLLTITILMLLLLIPSAMIQDVISERQNLQQEAISEVSSKWANSQELNGPILTIPLLYEFEKDDKMVETIVYQYVLPQALNINGILKPQKLRRGIYEVVVYDSDLKVNGTFNMDISFDENHLKEIQYEKAFLTIGFSDLRGISNNINFKWGNENLKVESGSKITDLVSSGITIYPKAIKSQLGNSIDFDFSVDLQGSQDLTFVPVGGTTQVNLQSEWSSPSFKGNFLPKNREVDEAGFTAHWNVLELNRNYPQSWSGRIMKDKMDASAFGVNLLNEVDDYKKSQRSAKYSVMTIALTFLVFFLVEVINKKRIHPFQYILVGLALCLFYVLLVSISEHSNFDLAYAISTFGIVGMISFYALYIIKARNLVIILVLTLIGIYGFVYVTLQLADYSLLIGSIGLLIILGLTMFFTRKIDWYNFQSSSQEKFVEQ; encoded by the coding sequence ATGGAAAAAGAAAATAGTCTATTCGAAAAAGTGAGCACTTGGCTCAGAAATTCAGTGATGTTGAAACTCTTAACGATTACTATTCTGATGCTACTTTTGCTGATTCCTTCAGCTATGATTCAAGATGTGATTAGCGAAAGACAAAACTTGCAGCAAGAAGCCATTAGCGAGGTCAGCAGTAAATGGGCCAACAGCCAAGAGTTAAATGGCCCAATATTAACCATTCCACTTTTGTATGAATTTGAGAAAGACGATAAAATGGTGGAGACTATTGTTTATCAATATGTTTTACCTCAAGCATTAAATATTAATGGTATTTTAAAACCTCAAAAATTAAGAAGAGGGATTTATGAAGTGGTGGTTTATGATTCAGATTTAAAAGTGAACGGAACATTTAATATGGATATTAGCTTTGATGAAAATCATTTAAAGGAAATTCAATACGAGAAGGCATTTTTAACCATTGGATTTTCTGATTTACGAGGGATCAGTAATAATATCAATTTCAAATGGGGAAATGAAAACTTAAAAGTAGAGTCTGGTAGTAAAATCACCGATTTGGTCAGTTCTGGCATTACCATTTATCCAAAAGCCATCAAATCGCAATTAGGAAATTCGATTGATTTTGATTTCTCAGTGGATTTGCAAGGAAGTCAAGACTTAACTTTTGTTCCGGTAGGAGGGACGACTCAAGTTAATTTGCAGTCGGAGTGGTCATCTCCAAGTTTCAAAGGAAATTTCTTACCCAAAAATAGAGAGGTAGATGAAGCGGGCTTTACAGCTCACTGGAATGTGTTGGAATTAAATAGAAATTACCCGCAATCATGGTCGGGAAGAATTATGAAAGATAAAATGGACGCATCTGCCTTTGGGGTAAACTTGTTGAATGAAGTAGATGATTACAAGAAATCGCAACGCTCAGCTAAGTATTCAGTGATGACCATTGCACTCACATTCTTGGTTTTCTTTTTAGTGGAAGTGATTAATAAAAAAAGGATTCATCCCTTCCAGTATATTTTGGTAGGCTTGGCTCTATGCTTATTCTATGTTTTGTTGGTATCCATATCGGAACATTCCAATTTTGATTTGGCTTATGCTATATCCACTTTTGGCATTGTAGGTATGATTTCATTTTATGCTTTATACATTATTAAAGCTCGTAATTTGGTGATTATTCTGGTGTTGACTTTGATAGGGATTTATGGTTTTGTATATGTCACCCTGCAATTAGCGGATTATTCTTTACTTATAGGCAGTATTGGATTGCTCATTATTTTAGGACTAACGATGTTTTTCACTAGAAAAATTGATTGGTATAATTTTCAATCTTCTAGTCAAGAAAAATTTGTTGAGCAATGA
- a CDS encoding DoxX family protein: MSKLSKFEQYYLNAKSNRWYWLFSVFCRVSLAYAFIVAGGIKIIGERFASGLSVLHPMGAYLEALHQTGYYYTFIGYAQIIAAVLLLIPRTVVLGAMLYFPIILNICILSLAVRFEGSFVTSPLMVLANLFLLVWHYDKLKFLLPFKNYLDVTTARKPKKYSNKFPIVFFLSVLVTVALIVSISLFGFDSMPRNSSSDCQKQFVNTEKETRGFTFCECIHKEGRSLDDCLEEFDGGSY, translated from the coding sequence ATGAGTAAGTTATCAAAATTTGAGCAATACTATCTGAACGCTAAAAGCAATAGATGGTATTGGTTGTTTTCAGTATTCTGCAGAGTTTCATTGGCTTATGCATTCATTGTGGCAGGAGGAATTAAGATCATTGGGGAACGCTTTGCAAGTGGGTTGTCAGTTTTACACCCGATGGGTGCATATCTTGAGGCATTACATCAAACAGGATATTATTATACCTTTATAGGATACGCTCAAATCATTGCAGCTGTTTTATTATTAATACCTAGAACAGTGGTTTTAGGGGCGATGCTTTATTTTCCAATCATCTTAAATATATGTATCCTGTCGCTAGCAGTGAGATTTGAAGGTTCTTTTGTGACATCCCCACTAATGGTGCTCGCAAATCTTTTTCTGTTAGTATGGCACTACGATAAGCTAAAATTTCTTTTACCCTTCAAGAATTATCTTGATGTTACTACAGCTAGAAAGCCTAAGAAGTATAGTAATAAATTCCCAATTGTTTTCTTTTTAAGCGTTCTTGTTACCGTAGCACTTATCGTTTCAATTTCTCTTTTTGGATTTGATTCAATGCCAAGAAATTCTAGTTCAGATTGTCAAAAGCAATTTGTCAATACTGAAAAAGAAACCAGAGGCTTTACTTTTTGTGAATGTATTCATAAAGAGGGGAGAAGCCTGGATGATTGCTTAGAGGAGTTTGATGGCGGCAGCTATTAA
- a CDS encoding helix-turn-helix transcriptional regulator, which translates to MKNLIKVERARFNLSQTDLATKVGVTRQTIYAIEQGKFLPSVLLAFKIATVLNIEVSELFIMEDFDFDQS; encoded by the coding sequence ATGAAGAACTTAATAAAAGTTGAGCGGGCTAGATTTAATTTATCTCAAACAGATCTTGCTACAAAAGTAGGGGTGACTCGTCAAACAATTTATGCTATTGAACAAGGTAAATTTTTGCCCTCGGTATTACTTGCTTTTAAGATTGCGACTGTTTTGAATATCGAAGTCTCTGAACTTTTCATTATGGAAGATTTTGATTTTGATCAATCATGA
- a CDS encoding 1,4-dihydroxy-2-naphthoyl-CoA synthase, whose product MSKINWTTVKEYTDITYKKANHVARIAFNRPEVRNAFRPKTTAELFDALLHAREDDDIGVVLLSAEGPSPKDGKYAFCSGGDQKARGEQGYVGDDGVARLNILEVQRLIRFMPKVVIAVVPGWAVGGGHSLHVVCDMTLASKEHAIFKQTDADVTSFDGGYGSAYLAKMVGQKKAREIFFLGRNYSAQEAFDMGMVNAVVPHAELEDSAFDWAQEVLGKSPLSIRMLKFAFNATDDGMVGQQVFAGEATRLAYMTEEAKEGRNAFLEKRKPDFEQFKRVSN is encoded by the coding sequence ATGAGTAAAATTAACTGGACAACGGTAAAAGAATATACCGACATCACTTATAAAAAAGCTAATCATGTAGCTAGAATTGCTTTCAATCGCCCGGAAGTACGTAATGCATTTAGACCAAAAACAACAGCTGAACTTTTCGATGCCTTATTGCATGCCCGTGAAGATGATGATATAGGCGTTGTTTTGTTATCTGCCGAAGGACCTTCTCCAAAGGATGGAAAATATGCCTTTTGTAGTGGCGGAGACCAAAAAGCCAGAGGAGAACAGGGTTATGTTGGAGACGATGGAGTTGCACGTCTAAATATTTTGGAAGTACAAAGATTGATTCGCTTTATGCCGAAAGTGGTCATTGCCGTAGTTCCAGGTTGGGCAGTAGGTGGCGGTCATAGCTTGCATGTGGTTTGCGATATGACTTTGGCTAGTAAAGAACATGCCATTTTCAAACAAACTGATGCAGACGTAACTAGCTTTGATGGTGGTTACGGTTCAGCCTACTTGGCTAAAATGGTCGGACAGAAAAAAGCTCGGGAAATCTTCTTTTTAGGTAGAAATTATTCTGCGCAAGAAGCTTTCGATATGGGTATGGTCAATGCCGTAGTGCCTCATGCAGAATTAGAAGATAGTGCATTTGATTGGGCGCAAGAAGTATTGGGCAAATCCCCTTTGTCTATCAGAATGTTGAAGTTTGCCTTCAATGCCACCGATGACGGCATGGTGGGACAGCAAGTATTTGCAGGAGAAGCGACCAGATTAGCGTATATGACAGAAGAAGCCAAAGAAGGCAGAAATGCATTTTTGGAAAAAAGGAAGCCTGATTTTGAGCAGTTTAAGAGGGTGAGTAATTGA
- the menD gene encoding 2-succinyl-5-enolpyruvyl-6-hydroxy-3-cyclohexene-1-carboxylic-acid synthase: protein MQQDIINYIAEICHQQGIEKAIISPGSRNAPLTLAFARHPKIQCFSISDERSAAFIGVGMAQAERNPVALICTSGSASLNYAPAVAEAYFQEIPLVVITADRPPEWIDQWDGQTIRQENIYGKHVKNSYNIAADLSHPDAQWQTYRIINEAVFESKNGINGPVHINIPFREPFYPEQTKNWNYDSNVKIIKSVIGEKCLTKSQIEKLQQELKSKEKIAFLLGQDDYHKDFLDALNQVSKKLNIPVFADIISNGYQLNNAINLPDSICMKMLKDSKEEEIPDLIISFGKSIISKNLKLFLRKNVKEQWQVRAHHAFIADPFQALTGQVETEPTAFLEHINKSSSAEFLKLWQDKNLQAESKTQSFLANQAFSEFSALQELMKNLPAGSHLHLANSLSVRYANFIGLKSQRDIKVWANRGTSGIDGSTSTAVGHAISHPDQSHFLITGDVAFFYDRNAFWHKYPYPNLKIILLNNHGGSIFRMIKGPKEQAELEEFFETEQRLEAKSLCSEFGIAHFSAHNLESFNTIRDKFVHYPHSAIIEIKTDSKTNQKIFEDFKNQLIS from the coding sequence ATGCAACAAGACATTATCAATTATATAGCGGAAATTTGTCACCAGCAAGGAATTGAAAAAGCCATTATTTCCCCTGGAAGCCGAAATGCTCCCTTAACTTTAGCTTTTGCCCGTCATCCTAAAATCCAATGCTTTTCCATTAGTGATGAGCGCTCAGCAGCATTTATTGGAGTGGGAATGGCACAAGCTGAGCGAAATCCAGTTGCTTTAATTTGTACTTCAGGTTCTGCTTCATTGAACTATGCACCTGCGGTAGCGGAAGCTTATTTTCAAGAAATTCCTTTGGTAGTGATCACTGCAGACCGACCACCTGAATGGATTGATCAGTGGGATGGACAAACGATCAGACAGGAAAATATCTACGGCAAGCATGTGAAGAACAGCTATAATATTGCAGCTGATTTATCGCACCCAGATGCGCAATGGCAAACATATAGAATCATTAATGAAGCTGTTTTTGAAAGCAAAAATGGAATCAATGGTCCTGTCCATATTAATATCCCTTTTCGCGAACCATTTTATCCCGAGCAAACTAAGAATTGGAACTACGACAGCAATGTTAAAATCATAAAAAGTGTCATTGGAGAAAAGTGCTTGACAAAAAGCCAAATCGAGAAACTCCAACAAGAATTAAAGTCAAAGGAAAAGATTGCTTTTTTATTAGGGCAAGATGATTATCATAAAGACTTTTTGGACGCGCTTAATCAAGTATCAAAAAAGCTAAATATCCCTGTTTTCGCAGATATCATTTCCAATGGCTACCAATTGAATAATGCAATCAATTTACCTGATAGCATTTGTATGAAAATGCTTAAGGACTCAAAAGAGGAAGAAATCCCCGATTTAATTATCAGCTTCGGAAAAAGTATTATTTCCAAGAACTTGAAATTATTCCTTCGAAAAAATGTAAAAGAACAATGGCAGGTAAGAGCGCATCATGCCTTTATTGCTGATCCATTTCAGGCGTTAACTGGACAAGTTGAAACGGAACCGACTGCGTTCTTAGAGCATATAAATAAAAGTTCATCAGCTGAATTTTTAAAACTGTGGCAGGATAAAAATCTGCAAGCAGAAAGTAAAACGCAATCGTTTTTAGCAAATCAGGCTTTTAGTGAATTCTCTGCATTGCAGGAACTGATGAAAAATCTACCAGCAGGAAGTCATTTACATTTAGCGAATAGCTTAAGTGTGCGCTATGCTAATTTTATTGGTTTGAAATCACAAAGAGATATTAAGGTTTGGGCCAATAGAGGGACGAGTGGAATCGATGGCTCTACAAGCACAGCAGTAGGTCATGCCATATCGCATCCAGATCAAAGTCATTTTCTCATCACGGGTGATGTAGCATTTTTTTATGACCGCAATGCATTTTGGCATAAATATCCTTATCCAAATTTGAAAATCATCTTACTCAACAATCACGGAGGTTCCATTTTCAGAATGATTAAAGGACCAAAAGAGCAAGCTGAACTGGAAGAGTTTTTTGAAACGGAGCAAAGACTTGAAGCCAAAAGCCTGTGCAGCGAATTTGGCATCGCTCATTTTTCGGCTCATAATTTAGAAAGCTTTAATACAATACGGGATAAGTTTGTGCATTATCCACATTCCGCCATCATAGAAATAAAAACTGATAGTAAAACCAACCAAAAAATATTCGAAGACTTTAAAAATCAATTGATATCATGA
- a CDS encoding DUF3108 domain-containing protein — protein MNKYLFLLYFLACLSTSKLAFAQCLDQTTAYKAGEELWYDVKYNWGVIWVDAGEVMFAVEDAKWEGYDAHWFKGYGRSMPKWDWVYKVRDTFDAIGTQEQLKPLYFHRNTKEGSYKVSNKYWFDTEQKNISAEVYNSDETETMKKNVSYDDCIWDVLSAIYYARNLDFSGFKKDQKIPFNLIVNGKVYNLFVRYLGKEKLEMPDEKVYSTIKFSALLVEGTIFDGGEDMTVWVSDDKNKIPLKVQAKIQVGWVKAFLKSTKGLKYGDITPLNP, from the coding sequence ATGAATAAATACCTTTTCCTACTTTACTTCCTAGCATGCCTAAGTACATCTAAATTAGCTTTTGCGCAATGCCTAGATCAAACCACCGCTTATAAAGCAGGAGAAGAATTGTGGTATGATGTCAAATACAATTGGGGCGTGATTTGGGTAGATGCGGGTGAAGTTATGTTTGCAGTGGAAGATGCAAAATGGGAAGGCTATGATGCCCATTGGTTTAAAGGGTATGGTCGCTCTATGCCGAAATGGGATTGGGTTTATAAGGTTCGAGATACTTTTGATGCGATAGGCACTCAAGAACAATTAAAACCACTTTATTTCCATAGAAATACCAAAGAAGGCAGTTATAAAGTCAGTAATAAATATTGGTTTGATACTGAGCAAAAAAACATTAGCGCAGAAGTTTATAATTCTGATGAAACTGAAACCATGAAGAAAAACGTCTCTTATGATGATTGTATATGGGACGTCTTATCTGCTATCTACTATGCAAGAAATCTAGATTTTAGCGGTTTTAAAAAAGACCAAAAAATACCCTTCAACCTCATTGTTAATGGAAAAGTATATAACCTTTTTGTCAGGTATTTAGGCAAAGAAAAACTGGAAATGCCTGATGAAAAGGTCTATAGCACCATAAAATTCAGCGCTCTACTGGTAGAAGGTACCATTTTCGATGGTGGAGAAGATATGACCGTCTGGGTTTCTGACGATAAAAACAAAATCCCGTTGAAAGTGCAGGCTAAAATTCAGGTGGGCTGGGTAAAAGCATTTTTGAAAAGCACAAAAGGATTAAAATATGGTGATATTACTCCGCTCAATCCTTAA
- a CDS encoding DUF7255 family protein yields MATISVIQNKLINPLQQYLEKIDLRTDFLRVDIEFKKLHQQYPHYFEELAEELELKWTSFLEKNLIFSFDLLNLQPTDYHLFFEPEYHFNRYRLKTLRNSFYQDIPFFDLQKWKTFCRSKEKEAFKGGLTHEIWTNPLAEKLLNKADEPGYFGGNGSSGWKLHAIANFCLDLYCKQNKIKFYRLTPYDSFMWQSKIELLGNSLKLRRHEKPIQLMISRKIGYQIPQDENKDELS; encoded by the coding sequence ATGGCAACGATATCAGTTATCCAAAATAAGCTAATCAACCCACTGCAACAATATCTTGAAAAGATAGACCTCAGAACTGACTTTTTGAGAGTGGACATTGAGTTTAAAAAACTACATCAACAGTATCCCCACTATTTTGAGGAATTAGCAGAAGAATTGGAGCTTAAATGGACTTCTTTCTTGGAAAAGAATCTAATCTTTTCCTTTGATTTGCTAAACCTTCAGCCGACTGATTATCATTTATTTTTCGAGCCAGAATATCATTTCAATCGCTACAGACTCAAAACTCTACGAAACAGCTTTTATCAAGATATCCCGTTTTTTGATCTGCAAAAATGGAAGACCTTTTGTCGGTCGAAAGAAAAAGAAGCCTTTAAAGGTGGTCTAACTCATGAAATCTGGACTAATCCACTTGCAGAAAAGTTATTGAATAAGGCAGATGAGCCTGGTTATTTCGGAGGAAATGGAAGTTCAGGCTGGAAACTTCATGCTATCGCTAACTTTTGTCTGGATTTATACTGTAAGCAAAATAAAATTAAATTCTACAGACTTACTCCCTACGACAGCTTTATGTGGCAATCTAAAATTGAATTATTAGGTAATTCCTTAAAATTAAGGAGACATGAAAAACCCATACAACTAATGATAAGCCGAAAAATTGGCTATCAAATTCCGCAAGATGAAAATAAGGATGAATTATCGTGA
- a CDS encoding PepSY-associated TM helix domain-containing protein — protein MKKITNKIHLILGLGSGMVVFIVAITGCLWVFREEIKAITQEEITIEKSNDDFLSITEAEKIAHTVYPNKLIHGILYDDTSEPIEAIFYQAEPLFYSSVFIHPIQGTILKTENHLTGFFAFVLDGHIHLWLPEAIGTQIVKWSTVIFLLLVISGIYLWWPRNKKNKKQRFKFDWKSTTKWKRKNFDLHSIFGFYVSIFALIFILTGLIMAFPIVNKAVYRAMGGQKEATFLIPDGSKRQSTNAPKSIDQLLEKLQKEYPNAMDYEIHLPHSNSSTIYVEISNEDGVFYNSDFVFFDQYTFEEVPSGTYYNKYKQANIPDKLIRMNYDTHIGAIAGLPGKIITFLASLTVASLPVTGFLLWYGRKFKKKKKKKKRIKNRELAQA, from the coding sequence ATGAAGAAGATAACAAATAAAATTCATCTCATTTTAGGCTTAGGATCAGGCATGGTTGTATTTATAGTTGCCATTACAGGATGCCTGTGGGTTTTTAGAGAAGAAATAAAAGCCATCACCCAAGAAGAAATTACTATTGAAAAATCGAATGATGATTTCCTCAGCATTACTGAAGCAGAAAAAATTGCACATACTGTATATCCCAACAAATTAATACATGGCATTCTCTACGATGACACATCAGAACCGATTGAAGCCATATTTTACCAAGCTGAACCTCTTTTTTATAGCTCTGTATTTATTCACCCTATTCAGGGCACTATTCTTAAAACTGAAAACCATTTAACTGGCTTCTTTGCTTTTGTCTTGGATGGCCACATACATCTATGGTTGCCAGAAGCCATCGGAACTCAAATTGTAAAATGGTCCACTGTTATATTCTTACTATTAGTCATTAGCGGAATTTACCTTTGGTGGCCAAGAAATAAAAAGAATAAAAAGCAACGATTCAAATTTGATTGGAAATCCACCACTAAATGGAAAAGAAAAAACTTTGATCTCCACAGCATTTTTGGTTTCTATGTGAGCATATTCGCCTTAATTTTTATTCTAACTGGGTTAATAATGGCTTTCCCCATCGTAAATAAAGCCGTTTACCGGGCAATGGGCGGCCAGAAAGAAGCTACATTCCTCATTCCCGATGGTTCCAAACGTCAATCTACTAATGCACCTAAATCCATAGACCAACTATTGGAAAAATTACAGAAAGAATATCCTAATGCTATGGACTATGAAATTCATCTTCCTCATTCAAACTCATCCACCATTTATGTGGAAATTTCAAATGAGGATGGAGTATTCTATAATTCTGACTTCGTGTTTTTCGATCAATACACTTTTGAAGAGGTTCCATCTGGCACTTATTACAACAAGTACAAGCAAGCCAATATTCCAGATAAATTAATACGAATGAATTACGATACCCATATAGGAGCAATTGCCGGTTTACCAGGAAAAATAATTACATTTTTAGCAAGTTTAACGGTTGCTTCTTTACCGGTAACAGGTTTTTTACTGTGGTATGGGAGAAAATTTAAAAAGAAGAAGAAAAAGAAAAAAAGAATTAAGAACAGAGAACTAGCTCAAGCCTGA
- a CDS encoding TonB-dependent receptor, whose product MNRFLLPIFLLIGLQSAFAQQSTISGTVTNPDGSPIEFVNVVLKEINSGAVTDQNGNYSITTFTPGRYTLISSFVGYQSAERKINIQENEHLKINFTLKDDALQMDEITVTYTQKNKFHRDSSFIVSKLPLKDIENPQVYNSIPKTILKEQVVTNMNDALKNATGVTRLWESTGRGGDGAEFYSMRGFSVQPTLVNGMPAINNAGLDPANVESIDIIKGPSGTLFGSPVISYGGLINITTKQPYESFGGSINYITGSNGLNRIATDVNTKISEQAFARVNMAYNKQNSFQDAGFSESFFIAPSFKFQPSEKLTFLLNTEFLQSESANNPMLFLNRGAELSYDNINVFQDAYSRSFNSNDLTIRNPSFGLQAQALYEISDNWTSQTVVSRSNTKAKGFYHYLWDLTDGESFARYISKRNSETNTTDIQQNFLGDFKIGGLRNRIVIGLDYFNSELTDNSSAYVQNGTINIQTQEDTGILTQAGTDALLEESYSGINSASNEVMSAYISNVINITPALSAMASVRLDRFGGKPSIYSGEEIEQQYAVSPKFGIVYQVLQDKLSVFGNYMNGFSNVAPQQVANADGSNPRLKTFDPENANQYEGGIKSNFFNNRVSATASYYHITVANRLMTDPENINNSIQGGEVVSKGYELSLTANPVNGLNLIAGYSNNESEVTKDYEASGYLGLRPEEAGPAELINFWASYSIPDGDFKGLGLGFGGNIASEYKTLNRAGTGTFTLPAYQIFNASLSYSTFQYDVILKVNNIMDEQYFSGWSTVTPQNLRNYSLSLNFKF is encoded by the coding sequence ATGAATAGATTTTTACTCCCGATATTTTTATTAATCGGTCTGCAGTCAGCTTTCGCCCAGCAAAGCACAATTTCAGGCACTGTTACAAATCCTGATGGGTCTCCTATTGAATTTGTCAATGTGGTATTGAAAGAAATAAATTCCGGAGCTGTTACAGATCAGAATGGAAATTATTCTATAACTACTTTCACACCAGGGAGATATACACTTATTAGCTCCTTTGTCGGATACCAGTCGGCAGAAAGAAAAATTAATATTCAGGAAAATGAGCATTTGAAGATCAATTTCACGCTCAAAGATGATGCACTTCAAATGGATGAAATCACTGTGACTTATACACAGAAAAATAAATTTCACCGTGATAGTAGTTTTATTGTTTCGAAACTTCCTTTAAAAGACATCGAAAATCCACAGGTATATAATTCTATCCCTAAAACTATTTTAAAAGAACAGGTAGTTACCAATATGAATGATGCCTTGAAAAATGCGACTGGTGTCACCCGTCTATGGGAATCTACTGGAAGAGGTGGAGATGGAGCAGAATTCTATTCTATGAGAGGGTTTTCGGTGCAACCTACTTTAGTTAACGGTATGCCTGCAATCAATAATGCTGGACTTGACCCTGCCAATGTAGAATCTATCGATATCATTAAAGGACCATCGGGAACACTTTTTGGTAGTCCTGTGATTTCTTATGGTGGTTTAATCAATATTACGACCAAACAGCCATATGAATCATTTGGGGGTTCAATCAACTACATAACCGGAAGCAATGGTTTGAATAGAATTGCAACTGATGTGAATACTAAAATCTCTGAGCAAGCTTTTGCTAGAGTAAACATGGCATACAACAAGCAAAATTCATTTCAGGATGCAGGCTTTAGCGAATCATTTTTTATTGCGCCTTCTTTTAAATTTCAGCCGAGTGAAAAATTGACTTTCTTACTTAATACAGAATTCTTACAAAGCGAAAGTGCCAATAATCCAATGCTTTTCTTGAATAGAGGAGCTGAGTTATCTTATGATAACATTAATGTATTTCAAGATGCCTATTCACGTTCTTTCAATTCTAATGATTTAACTATCCGAAATCCCTCATTCGGATTGCAAGCTCAGGCATTATATGAAATTTCTGATAACTGGACTTCACAAACTGTAGTCTCAAGAAGCAATACCAAAGCTAAGGGATTCTATCACTACTTATGGGATTTAACAGATGGTGAGAGTTTTGCCAGATACATTTCTAAAAGAAACAGTGAAACTAATACAACTGATATTCAACAAAACTTTTTAGGCGATTTCAAAATTGGAGGTTTGAGGAATAGAATAGTGATTGGTCTAGATTATTTCAATTCAGAATTAACAGATAATAGCTCTGCTTATGTTCAAAACGGAACCATAAACATTCAGACACAGGAAGATACTGGCATATTAACTCAAGCAGGAACAGATGCGCTTTTGGAAGAAAGCTATAGTGGTATTAACAGTGCTTCCAATGAGGTGATGAGCGCTTACATTTCTAACGTAATCAACATTACTCCTGCCCTATCCGCTATGGCTAGCGTTCGTTTGGATCGCTTTGGTGGTAAGCCTTCGATTTATTCAGGAGAAGAAATCGAACAGCAATACGCAGTATCACCAAAGTTCGGTATAGTCTATCAGGTGCTTCAAGATAAGCTGTCGGTTTTCGGCAACTATATGAACGGATTTAGCAATGTGGCTCCACAGCAGGTAGCTAATGCTGATGGCTCCAACCCGAGACTAAAGACTTTTGATCCCGAAAATGCCAATCAGTATGAAGGAGGAATAAAATCTAATTTCTTTAACAACAGAGTAAGTGCGACAGCTAGCTATTATCATATTACGGTAGCCAACAGATTAATGACTGATCCAGAAAATATTAATAATTCTATACAGGGAGGTGAAGTAGTGAGCAAAGGCTATGAACTGAGTCTGACCGCAAATCCAGTAAATGGTCTAAATCTAATTGCTGGTTACAGCAATAATGAAAGTGAAGTAACCAAAGATTATGAAGCTTCAGGCTATTTGGGACTAAGGCCTGAAGAAGCTGGGCCGGCAGAGTTGATCAATTTTTGGGCTAGTTATAGCATCCCTGATGGAGATTTCAAAGGATTGGGCCTTGGTTTTGGAGGGAATATAGCCAGCGAATATAAAACCCTAAATAGAGCTGGTACTGGAACTTTCACGCTTCCTGCTTATCAGATTTTCAATGCTTCTCTATCCTATTCTACCTTCCAATATGATGTTATTTTAAAAGTCAATAACATTATGGATGAGCAATATTTCTCAGGATGGTCAACGGTAACGCCCCAAAACTTAAGGAATTATTCCTTGAGTTTAAATTTCAAGTTCTGA